One Streptomyces sp. CG4 genomic window, TCCAGTGCGCCTGGGCCGCGTGCGCCTCGGCGGCCGAGCGGTGTTCGGCGGCGCTGCGGGGGCGGTCGTCGAACAGGACGGCGGTGGCGGAAGGGTGCCGGCGCGGGGTGCCCAGGCGCCACCACAGGGCGGCCAGGACGGCGGCGACGAACAGGACCACGACGATCAGGCCGACCGTGCCACCGGGAGTCGCCGAGGCGGCCGAGTTGAACAGCCGGTCGAGCCAGTCCCAGAACGCTTTCAGCGCGCGCTGGAACAGCCCGGGGTCGCTCTCGTGGTACATCCGCTTGGACAACTCGCGGCGAGCCGCCTCCCGTGCGGGGTCGCGGGAGATCGTCACGGGCGGGGTCGCGGGCGGCTCGTCTCCCGAGCCGCCCGCTGCGCGCACGGCCGTGAACGCCGTGCGCAGCAGGCTGTGTACGACCGTGCGGCCGACGCCCGACGGCGCCGCCGCCGTGAGCACTCCCCCCGTGAGACTCACCGCATCAGCTCCCCGTGACGGGACCGGGAGCGCCGGTGCCGGCGTCCTGGGCACCGGCGGCGCGGGCCAGTTCGAGGTCGAGGGCCTCGCGGCGGATGCGCTGGTCGATGTAGAGGAGCACCGTGACGCCCGCGCTGATCGGCAGGGTGAGCGCGCTGCCGATCAGCGCGCCGAGTCCCTGGATGATCAGGGATGCCCAGCCGATGTGCCCACCGCCGGTGCCGAGCAGGTTGTCCATGCCGTCGCCGCTCACGGCGGCCCCGATGGCGGTGAAGGGGATGCTGATGAGCGCCTGGACGATCCTGACGATGAGCCCAGTGAGCAGCAGGATGCCGAAAGTGCGCCACCAGGAACCGCGCACCAGCTTCGCGGAGCGGCTCATGGCCTTGACGATGCTCTGTCGTTCCAGCATCAGGGCGGGAGCCGACAGGCAGAAGCGGACCACCAGCCACGCAGAGACGACGATGCCGGCGAGGATGCCCAGCGCGAGCAGGCCCGCCCCCGCGGCGTCGCTGCCACCGGCGAGGACGACGAAAATGGCGGGCAGCGCCCCGGCGAACATGACACCGACGACGATCAGGCCCAGCAGGATGAGCAGCCCGAACAGCTTCGGGAGCTGCGGGCGGGCGTCTCGCCAGGCCTCGCCGATGCTGACCGGCCTGCCGAGAACGGCACGGCTGGTGATCGTGGTGAGCAGAGCGGTCGCGATGACCACTGCGATGCCGGAGATCAGAGAGACGATGCCGGTGCCGATCACGACGTCGGGCAGGGCGCGGAACACCTCGTCGGGGTTGGCGTCGGGGCTGTTGACCCGCATCTGTCCGAGAGCGTCGTTCAGGACGAAGCCCTGCACGAGGACGAGGCTGGTCGCCGAGAACAGGGCGACGGCCAGCGAGATGCCGAGCACCGTGCGCCAATGGGTGCGCATGGTGGAGACGGCGCCGTCGAGGATCTCGCCGACGCCGAGCGGGCGCAGCGGGATGACGCCGGGCTTGGCCGCGGGTGGGGGACCGCCCCAGCCGCCGCCCCAGGCTCCGTAGCCGGGGGGCGGACCTCCGTACCCGCCGCCGGGGCCGGCGGGCGGCCGGGAGCCCCAGCCCGGGCCGGGCGGCGGGGGCGGGGCCTGGTTCGGGTTGGGGGCACCGGTGGGTGCGGACCATTGACCGGCCGGCGGCTGCTCCTTGGCCCACTTCACGCCTGGGCGCTGCGCGTCCGCGTCCGGCTGCTGCGCGGGTGCGCTGTCGCCGGGGCGGTCGGCGGGTTCGGCGGGGCCGGACGCGCCGGGTTCCCGCCCCTCGTTCGACGGGGCGGATCCGGGCGAGGCCCAGCCCGGAGTGTCTGTCATCGAAACTCCTTCTCGGTGCCCTTCCGCGGACGCGGCGGCAGGTTGGCAGCCATCGTGCCATGGGGTGGTCACGGGGAGACCGGCCGCGATGGGCGCTGGATGCCTTCAATTGTCCGCCGGATCCGGGGCAGACTGACCGCATGGCTGATCAGCAGGCGCGAACCGACGGGGACAAGCGGCCGACCGGAATACCTACGATTCGATGGGAGGAACCACCCGAAGGCCCTGTGCTGGTCCTTCTCGATCAGACGCGGCTCCCGGCCGAGGAGGTCGAGCTGGTGTGCACGGACGCGCCGGCGCTGGTGGAGGCGATCCGTTCGCTCGCCGTGCGCGGAGCGCCGGTGCTCGGGATCGCCGGGGCGTACGGCGTTGCGCTCGCCGCCGTACGCGGC contains:
- a CDS encoding DUF4129 domain-containing protein; amino-acid sequence: MRAAGGSGDEPPATPPVTISRDPAREAARRELSKRMYHESDPGLFQRALKAFWDWLDRLFNSAASATPGGTVGLIVVVLFVAAVLAALWWRLGTPRRHPSATAVLFDDRPRSAAEHRSAAEAHAAQAHWNQAVQERMRAIVRSLEERTLLDVRPGRTADEAADEAGRALPAHTDRLRAAAREFDEVTYGGRRATEQSYHRISELDRDLERTRPALAHSTTSTNHNPRQGAAQ
- a CDS encoding glycerophosphoryl diester phosphodiesterase membrane domain-containing protein gives rise to the protein MTDTPGWASPGSAPSNEGREPGASGPAEPADRPGDSAPAQQPDADAQRPGVKWAKEQPPAGQWSAPTGAPNPNQAPPPPPGPGWGSRPPAGPGGGYGGPPPGYGAWGGGWGGPPPAAKPGVIPLRPLGVGEILDGAVSTMRTHWRTVLGISLAVALFSATSLVLVQGFVLNDALGQMRVNSPDANPDEVFRALPDVVIGTGIVSLISGIAVVIATALLTTITSRAVLGRPVSIGEAWRDARPQLPKLFGLLILLGLIVVGVMFAGALPAIFVVLAGGSDAAGAGLLALGILAGIVVSAWLVVRFCLSAPALMLERQSIVKAMSRSAKLVRGSWWRTFGILLLTGLIVRIVQALISIPFTAIGAAVSGDGMDNLLGTGGGHIGWASLIIQGLGALIGSALTLPISAGVTVLLYIDQRIRREALDLELARAAGAQDAGTGAPGPVTGS